In Papaver somniferum cultivar HN1 unplaced genomic scaffold, ASM357369v1 unplaced-scaffold_117, whole genome shotgun sequence, the DNA window GCTAACTTTGCTATCTGATTCGGTGAACCAACCATGGATTTCTACGAGTTCATATCCCATGGTTTCATTTGACTAAAAGTACTGGACACCTACATAATGTACCAGTTCTACTGAACTTTCACAAAGCAGATCAGCATAAAAAAAATCGCATCATAACCAGATGGCAAAATTCACAGGTCACGGCAACCAACAATACTCAGTAGACTGGTGAGAAAGATGCAGGTGTATCATCATCAATCCCGGGAGTCACTTCACCGGTAAATCCTCAATTACATAACACAGTGACAGACCGTCACATTTCATGAATAAAATGAACAGAAAAGGTGCCAAAGTGAGTCGTCATCCTATAACAAATAGGAGAAAAAAGCACATTCATTTCATTATTACAGTTACATACACTTTTACAACTATAAATTAAAACATCAAGTACAAGGGGTGCcaggcatcctcctttttgtattCTTTAGTGAATGTAGTACTAGCTTTTCCtttgctctttaaaccttgtATCTGCTTGAGATCATTGATCTTCCATAGCTTGTAAAAACTAATCCGATTGAGGTCATTGATCTTCCATAGCTTGTAAAAACTAATCCGGTTGAGGTCATTGATCTTCCATAGCTTGTAAAAACTAATCCGGTTGAGCTCATTGATCTTCCATAGCTTGTAAAAACTAATCCGGATGAGGTCATTGATCTTCCATAGCTTGTAAAAACTAAGCTCGCTGAGATCATTTATTTCTCGAGCCATCTTGAGACTATCCTTGCTTTTTAAACCGCACATCTGGTTGAGATCATTGATCTCTTGAGCCATCTTGAGACCGAGACAAATTGGTTTCGAGATATCGGCGTCATAAACAACGTCTTGAAATCTTGTTTtgaatttcatttcaattctcgTCCCGGCATGTCTTCAGCATCATAAGCGACGTCTTCAAATGCTCAATTACAAGTATTCACCACCTTGTTCTCCACTTGCATTCTCTTAGCATCATAAAGAGCAGGTGGAAAACTTGTCCAATTAACTCCACATTGACAACCACCACTAGAACAATCTGCAAAGGCGACACTACCAATCATAAGTTTCAACAGGTGAAAACAAGATAAGCAAGACAAGTCATTTCTTAGTAAAACAACATAAGCAAAGGTCATCTTACTCAATCTCAGGTCTAACTAGctacaaaaccaatacaaagccAATGAATAAAAACTAGGTAACACAAGACTGAATGAAAGAACATGACCTTCGAAACAGAAGACTACTTCATTAACTACTTGATTAACTACCATGGTAACCAGAACAATGTAATGCTTCTAAGTCACAAGAAAGCTACAGTGGCAACTTAAAACAAACTTTTGATGTACTGTGAAGCTTCTTTCTTTACACAACAAGTACTTCCATTCTGGACAGAGAACTAAACAAGCTAAAATGTTATTGggacttaaaaaaaaaacacataaaaacAATACATATTCAATACTAGTTAACATTTTTGAATAATATTGAGCCTTAGATAAAATCAACTGACCTGAATCAATCTTGCGCAGATGCCATGATAGCAATGTGAAGTTTTTCTTAATCAGACCTTTGGAGATTCCAATTCGTTTTACCGGACCCACGATGAGTTCATGAAAAACTATCACCCATTTGATTCACAATCGTTCTAATATTTTCTGTTATCTTCTTCTCAGAAGCCAACAGAAGGCTACTTGAATTTGGTCTTCAGACCAACCCCATTTCGATCTGGTTTAGTGAACCCGTAGCTTTTTATGATTTAATCAATGAATCTGGTTTAGATGTGGATTTGCTCTTAATCTGTGGAGCATTACTAATTTGTAATTATCGATCTCTATATCTAACCATCTTCAGAATCATCCtaaattgattaagaatttttttgtATTCTTTAGTGGAAGGGTTAATAAAACATGCAACCCCCAAGATTAAAACTATCATAACAAATCCATAAGTGAATCACAGTATTACAGTGACTAAACAATTCAACGTCAGAATCTAAACATCTGAAATTGCAATCCATTTCACCACCAGTAGCATCTAATTTATCCATTTTTAATGACAATGAATCATAAGATTAACAAATCAGGATTAGAGATTACCAACAACTGCAATTGCAACCACTGATTTCTCTGGCAAGCTTACAGGAATTGCAAGGCGCTGCAATTGACAGAGCTTGTCCTCTCTTTTCTCTCTGAATCTAATTTTCTCTGTGAGGCGATGAAACTTAAGCAGTGAGGCGCctcttttaggttcgagaaactTATCTCCAATCTCCCTGCCTTTTTATGATGCCCACATTTCGATTAATCCTAGGGTTAAGGACTAATTACCTAAATTAATCTGTTTGACACGTTCGCCCTAAATGTGACACATAAGGTTGGAGGCTGAAAAATTGACATTTGATTTTCTTGGATTCTcctgaattagggtttttggattGACTGTCGGCTGTATAAGTTGATTTTCTTGGATTCCCATTTCAGAGACATTAGGGTTTTGAGGGATATACATTTGCTCGTGGACCGGGTTGTTGTTATGTACTTATCGAAACGGATATTTCCCGAAACCGAATCCGAGTAGTATCATGGGCACTCACCCAGTTGAGAATAGTCCAAAATGTGGTTGTCAATAGACTACTTGCAACCCTGTAACTTCCCAAATTTTTGCCATTTTGGTATCTATTGCACACTTGCAGTCATGTATTGCCTCAGGAAGCAAATCAGCCAATGCAGAGGCGTATAAGAAGCTTGTTTTATAGTTAATGGAAGAATGCAGTGTGACAGATCAAGATGAGTTTGCCAGAAGTTCCAAAAATTGAAATATCAAAATTTTTGACATCTCGTAACAAATTACACTTCAATTTGTACATGTATAAACCTGCAAAACCAAAAATGCAAATGCAGGAAGCATATAAAGATAGAATCTGTCCAAGCAAAGGAAGGGTGCTTGACTGCCTCTATGTAAAAGGTGTGGCCTGCCATCTTCGGTACAGGCATCCTTGTTTTTGGATTCTCTAGTGAATGAATTCCAAAGATGATTTTTCTAGCCATTCTGAAACGAAATCTGGTTAACATCCTTGATTTTATGAGCTATCTTGAGATGGAGTCCAATTGGGTTCTAGATATCGGCATCATAAGCAACATTTTGAGTTCTCAATCCACTTTTGAAGCATTGGAAAAATAAACAATGCAGCTGCTAGTATATTCGGAAGCAAGTATACAGCCAATGCCGTCATATATAAAGCTGGTATGCCTTTCACTTTGGGAAACCATGTCGGCATGTCTTTAATTCTTTCAGGAGCCACAGAGAACGATTGCATGTAGCAAATAGGAAAGGCAACTACCCACCCAAGACTAACCGCTTTTTAGAAGATTTCTCAACACATCAGTGAACCTCCGCCCATTTTTAGAAGATTTCTCAACACACCTGACATCACATGAAAGGAGAgggggtgagatcagcaaatTAATAGCAATCCAGCAAACTTCAATAGTGATACACAATTACAATCACGGAATCATAAAACAATCTAGAAATGGAATACGAGAGTTATAGGAAAATTAAGCGACGAGATATTTGGTATCATTCTTTCTACATCTATTCAATGATTGAGAAACGGAACAGGTGAATTTGAATCTTGTCCCCAAATGTCTTCCGCATCATAGGCAACATGTTCAGATGCTCAATAACAAATTTTCACCAACCTGTTCTCCACTTGCATTCTCTCAGCATCACATGGTACTATAACCCAGCACTGACAACCACCACCACTAGAGCAATCTAGTGGAGAAGCCCAGATAATGGTCAAAAGATTTAACTACAGTGGGAACAAATAATTCAAGACTAGACAATTCTTAATAAGTTCTGTACCATTGATAAACAACAAAAGTGAAGGTATTAGTCGGTTTCTAATCTCGCTCATTCTCAGTGTTTACTAGCTAGAGATGCAATAAGAAGATTACAAATAATACCAGGGGACTGAACGAGAGAAAAAATCTACGCAAACTGAAGACAACTTTGGTTAACAACAATCTACAAACTTCGTATGCAAGCATAGATTATTATTATCTGATTGTAATTTGTCCCGGATTGTTCAAGAAGTGCAAAAATAATATTCCCGAAAAGAAATTACAGATTCGAAACTTTGCTACCCAGCAGTTTCTTTTCTATAGATACTTCCATTTCAGACAAAACTAAACAAGCCAAAATGTTATTGAGACTAAACAAACTTAACATAAAAGCGGAACATATTCAAATGACTGCAAGCTCTTCAGATAAATTCAACTGACCTTAGTATATCTTGAGCAGCTCCCGTAGTAGTACCGTGGAAAGGCATCAAAAGATTTATGGCGCGATATATAATTCAATTGATTAATCAATGCAGCATTCTCGCAGTTATCCTCTTCTCAGAAGCAAACCAAACAGTAATTGAATTTTGTCTTCAGACCACCATCCTTAAAGAAATTCTTTGCTCATACAAGAATGAAGATTATCTCGTTCTCATTCTCATTACTGTTTTCACCACCACTAACAGTAGTGGTCTTCTGCCTCTTTGAACTTCTCGCAGGAGACAAACCCCATCTCTTGTAGGCATTCATTTTAGTTTTTGATCTTAAAGAAAAGATGTTTAATAACTTATAATCATCAGTTCTTCGTCTAATACTGCCCACAGATCTTAACATTCAAATCCCAAATCTTCCCTAGTGATTAAGGTATTTTTGTATTCTTCAGTGGAAGGGTTAAAAAAACATACAACCCCAAAAATCAAAACTATCATAAAACCATAAGTGAATCACACTATTACAGTGACTAAACAATTCAGCATCACAATCTAAACATCTAAAACTGCAATCCATTTCATAAACATCTAATTTATCCATTTCTCAATGCACTTTACTTTTGAAATTGCAATTTAACAAATCAGGATTAGAAATTACCACAAACATTGATTTCTCAGGCAAGCTTACGAAATTGCAATGCTTGACTCTGGTGAGGCGATGAAACTGATGAGGATGGGGAAAAAACGATCATTGTGGGGTTTCTCTACACATTTTTCACCTACAAAGGATGGGGAAAAAACGACGTCAGTGCATTACAAGACAGACCACAAAAGAATGTTCTGTTTCCCTTGCAGTGTGCCCAAGTTCCTAAAAAAAGACACAACTCATATAGAATGATCTGACTAGACTAAACATTATTGGAAATGcaaaaactaaatcaaaatcaaattagtgAATTACCTAAGTAGAACCAAAAGACAGAGATAAAGCGACGAAAGCAAAAGGGAAAGGAAATTggacaaaaaaataaatacatcACACAAGCCATGAGctatttcagagatgaaaaataGAAGGAACAAGATCTAACACGACATGTACAAAAAAAATGCAACAACTATACATGCAGGGATTATGTGAGATTGCTTTTGCGTGGGAGCAGAAGGAGGTGGCAACATCTAAAATGAAACAATTTCAGTCTGCAATTAAAGCATTCAGAACACTAACGAGCTCTCCAAAGCATACTCAATACCTTAGTGGTAAGGGCTAAAGCAATTGACTGACTCACTCTGTTCATCATCAATCATCTTCTCATTACATTGATATTTCGGGTGCCTTACCACCACTTGTTCAGTTGACTCAGGCTAGCATATATTTTTATTGTCATCAACTTGATCTAGTAAAGCACATTCTGGGTttataaaatttaaaactactgATCGTATTTCAAATAGATTCATCATCGCTATTGTCCTTGATTCCTGACTACATCATAGATTCGTCGTTATTGTCCTTAATTTGTGACTAAATCATATAACTGCCTTGAGACACAGCATCTCTTAATAAAAATCAGATCGCTTTGTCTCAAGAAACAACATCTTGGAATCTAAACTAGAGAACAGAAGCTAATCCTAAGAGGTGGCGAAACAAGTTTATCGATGTTCTCGAATCACAAATATGAAACAAACACACTCAGGTCACTAGTACAGTGTAACTTCTTACTTCTACATCTTGAAATTGGAAATATAAGCATGAAAAAGTGAATTCAATATCATTCCTACTGTAGAAAAGTTAAATCAACACAAAcagaaactcaacagaaaatttaTTTTATAAAGATTCCTAGATCACTATATACCTTTTCAAATCAAATCGCACACCTAAATCAACTCAACTCTAAAATTAACCCAGAAAACAGAAATACTGAGCTTGTCAAACCAAAGGAAAGGGTACTCTGACTGTCTGTATGGAGAAGGAAATCGTAACACAATGACCAGAGAGAAAGTGCAGAACAATCAAACTATATAATTTTCCAATCAAATAAAACAGTGAGGGAGTAGGAAATCTTACTTTAGATAGTGAAAAAGGAAGCGTGCTTGACTGCCTGTATGTAAAAGGGGTGCATTCTGCAGCAACAtgcatcctcctttttgtattTTTTAGTGAATGTATTCCTAGACTTTTCTTAGCCATTTTGAAACAAAATCTGGTTAACATCTTTGATTTTATGAGCCATCTTGAGATGGAGTCCAACTGGGTTCCAAATATCCGCATCATAAGCAACATCCCGGAATGTCTTCCGCATTTCATTTTGAATCTtgtcccaaaatgtcctccgcatcATAGGCGACGTCTTCAAATGCGCAAGACTTAGTTGTCACCATCCTGTTCTCAACTTGCGTTCTCTCAGCATCACATGGTCTAACCCAGCACTGACAACCACCACTAGAACAATCTACAGAGGAAGCCCAGATAATGATCAAAAAAGATATAACTACAGTGGGAACAAGTAATTCTTATTAATAAGTTCTGTACCATTGAACAACAAAAGCAGAAGTATTAATCGGTTTCAAATCTCACTCGGTCTCGATTTTACTTGCTAGAGATGCAATAAGAAGACTGAACGAAAGGAAAAATCAACAGATACTGAAAACAACTCGATTAACAACAATGGTACCCCAAATTACTACTGATTTAGTACTAAATATGCTGTGTACTTGAATGTGCTGCACAGCTCCTACATTACAACAACCTACAACGGCAACTTAAAATTTTGTATGCAATGTCATGCTTATATTATTATCACCTGATCATAATTTGTCCAGGATCGTTCAAGAAGTGCAAAAAATTTACcctaaataaaagaaaattttcgATTCAGTACTCTAGTACCAACAGTTTCTTTCCTAAAACTGCTTCCAATTTCAGACAAACCTAAACAAGCTAAATGTTACTGAGACAAACCAACTTAACATAAGAGCGGAACACATTCAAATGATTGCAAGCTCTTCAGATAAATTCAACTGACCTTAGTATATCTTGAGCAGCTGCCGCAGTAGTACCGTGGAGTTTCTCTTAATCAAACCTTTGGAGATTACAAACCCGCTAAGCGAATGCATTAAAAGATTTATGGCATAGTATATAACCCATTTGAGTCACAAACAAGCATTATTACCATTATCCTCTTCTCAGAAGCCAACCAAACAACCACCATCCTTAAAGAAATTCTTTGCTCATTCAAGAATGAAGATTATCTCGTTCTCATTCTCATCACTGTTTTCACCACCACTATCAATAGTGGTCTTCTGTCTCTTTGAACTTCTCGCAGGAGACAAACCCCATCTCTTGTAGGGATTCATTCAAATCGGAATCTTCCTCAGGTGATTAAGATATTTTTGTATTCTTCAGTGGATGGGTTAAAGAAACGTACAACCcccaaaatcaaaattatcaaaatcaaaattatcatAAATCCATAAGTAAATCACACTATTACAGTGACCAAACAATTCGACATCACAATCTAAACAGCAATCAATTTCATCGGCGGCCGCAGTATCTAATTTATCCATTTCTAATGACTATATTGACATGATGGTGAAGTTCATAAGATGCAATTCAACAAATCAGGATTAGAAATTACCACAAACAATGGTGTCTCAGGTAAGCTTACAAAAATTGCAAGGCACTGAACCCTGAATATCTTGAAATTTTGAGAGGCGATGAAACTTAACGAGTGAGGCGCCTGTTTTAGGTTGTGAAATCTCAAATCTGAAATCTCTCCTATCCACATTAGGGTTTTGAGGGATGCACCTGAGATAAACTTTTGCTCGTGGGCTGGGTTGTTGCGATAAGCCCAAAACCGAAACCGTATCCGATTAGAGTTGAGAAGAACCTAAAATGTGACCGCCAATAGAGTTCTGTTCAGCGACCCTGTAACAATCTTGGTGTCTATTGCAGTCATGCATTGGCTACAGAGGGAAATCTGCCAATGCAGAGTGATAGATCAATCTGAGTGTCTGTCACAGAGACTAGAGTGGCGTGAATTTACAATCAACTTCTAAGTAGCAGAAACATGAAATAGGCTCGAGGCAATAAAATTTTCATTTATGAATAATCAAATTAATAACAATAATTTCGATAGCTCTTTTCCACAATTGTAAATGATGTAACCTCCAAGTTGAGACCTCTGACTTTCTCCGTTTTTCGCCCTTTTCTATATTTACTTCAAATACTTCGGTGAAGAGCAACACTAGCAACTGAAGAAGATACAATTTCTTTCTCTAAAGTGGTGTGTAAATATCTTGAACTTTCAGGTATTTTAATCTAAGTAGAACAAAGTGACGATTTTCCTAAGGTTCTTGGCCTCTTGACATGTTTCCATAAGTAAGCGACTGTCATGAAACGCAAAACAAATGACTTGTTGTACATTTGATAGGATGTCCCAGTTGCACAATCTGTTGATAAGGTGGAAACAAGTGAATTGGTTGAGAGATTACTAccaaatttgaaagaaaaaaaaataaagatcgAAATTTAACTGGAATTTCTCAATCGAAGGGAAATTCTGACCTGCTAGCTTCTATCAAAGGGAGATGATCATTGTGGGGTTTCTCTATCACATTTTTCACCTACATATAAAGGATGGGAAAAAACGACGTCAGTGCATTACAAGATAGCCCACAAAACAATATTCTGTTTCCCCTTGCGCAGTGTGCCCAAGTTCCCAGAAAAAGACAACTCATATAGATATGATCGATGAAATGTTACTGAATAAAATATGATAACAGGGAAATTGGACAAAACATAAATACATCACACAAGGCATGAGCTATTCCAGagatgaaaaataaaaggaaCAAGATCTAACACGGCATGTACAAAAAAATGCAACAAGTATACATGCGGGGATTATGTGAGATTCCTCGTGTGTGGGCGCAGAAGGAGGTGGCAACATCTAAAACGAAACAGTTTCAGTCTGCACTTAAAGTATTCAGAACACTAACGAGCTCCCAAAGCATAATCAATACCTTAGTGAGAAGGGCTAAAGCAATTGACTGACCCACTCTGCAGTGCATGTTCATCATCAATCATCTTCTCATCACATTCACCACTTGTTCAGTTGACTCAGGCTAGCATATATTTTTCTTGTCATCAACTTGACATAAGTTGAGCACGTACACTGATCTAGTTCAGCACATTTTgggtttataaaatctaaaactacTGATCGTATTTCAAAAAGATTCATCGCTATTGTCCTTAATTCATGACTACATCATAGATTCGTCGCTATTGTCCTTAATTCGTGGCAACATCATATAACTGCTTTGAGACATAGCATCCCCTAGTTAAAAGCAGATCGCTTTGTTTCAGGAAACGACATCTTGGAATCTAAACTTGAGAAAAGAAGCTAATCTGAAAAACCCAAAGAGTTGGCGAAACAAATCGATATTCTCAAATCGCAAATATGAAACAAACACACTCGGGTCACTAGTCCAGTGTAACTCCTACTTTTACATCTTGAAATTGGATATATAAGCATCAAAAAGTGAATTCAATATCATTACTAAGGAAGAAAAGTTAAATCAACACAAACAGAAACCCAACAGAAAATTTATTTTATAAAGATTTCTGGATCACTATATACCTTTTCAATCCAAATTGTACACCTAGATCAACTCAACCCTAAAAACAATAATTAACCCAGAAAACAAAAATGATGAGCTAGTTCAACCAAAGGAAAGGGTACTCTGACTGTCTGTATGGAAAAGGAAATCGTAACACAACGACCAAAGAGAAAGTGCAGAACAGCCAAACTATATAATTTTCCAATCAAATAAAACAGTGAGGGAGTAGGAAATCTTACTTTAGATAGTAATTCTTGGCTCTCGGGAGATTGCATCTTCAAACTTTGAGGTAATATTACCGTGAGTTGCTCTGGCCTCTCGGCCCGTAAAGCACCCCTTATAACAGCTGCATTAGTCCCAGATGCTCCCGATGTATAAATATGATTTTTCTGCCACCAAACTAATATCATTAGAGACAGGGAATTTACAGGAAAACACAACCAAAACAGCTAGACGCCCGTTAGATAGAAATCACATGGACCTATAGACTGGACTAGGACCTAACCAGAAATCTTGGGTTGatacaatcatcaaacaaaaagGATAATCCACGAAATAAACATTTTATTTGACCAGGTAGAAGAGCATGCAACAGGATGAAGGTTCGCTAGTCAGTAGTCAAACTGGCAAAACATTGAGATGTTAATTGGGTTCATCAACAGTGAATAACAGCATTCTTTAAATGCAAGTCATACACAAGTGTGCCACTGCTAGACTACCTCAGCTCAATTCATAACAATTTTATGTGCCAGTCTTCAGAATTTAAAACCCAAGTAAAAGTAAAAGTAAGCATCTTACTGTTATAACCATCGCGTAACTAAGAATTTCAATAAGTTGTTGATGCATGAAACCCATATTTCGCGTCCCGAAAAATCCAATTGCTCTTGGACCCTGTTGTTGGATTGCTAGTAGCTCCTGAACAAATTAAACGGGCCTTAGGAAAACAACCAAAGTTCAAATCCATGATATGTTCGATCTTACGACCGAAATCGAAAAGTGTATACTCTGTTGATGTGGTAAAATCAGATGAAGAAATTAAACGGGTCTTAGAAAAGTGTATACTCTTGGACCCTGTTAGTGTGGTAAAATGCAATTTCTTTGTGAGACAACACTATACTATTCGTCACTGAGACGAAGAAATGTTACAAGCCAAAATCAGACTCTTGATCCCAACTCATAAGTTTTGAAGCTATCGCACTGTTTACTTTAATGACAAATGGCTTGAAGCAGTCGGCTTGCTGAGATCAGTCTATCCTGATAAAGCAAAAATGGGTCTATGGTTCTCCAATAACGGAGTCAGAGACATAGCAAAAATCCATCGAAAAAGAAAGCTTTGTGCTTAACATTCAGGGACAACAGTGTAATCTCAGAAACACGCAGACATTTTCGTTCTGTCCTGTCACAAATATAAGGAAACTCTACTCGCTTTTTACTTCATTTAACCAGAGACAAGAATCAGCACAAGTAAGTTGACTAATGATTTTGTGCATAACTTGGGTGAAATTCCGAAAAAGTTCAAAAGTGATTTGTGTTTTTTGTTTGTGCAGCAtggttgattttaatcttttaagTTCATTACTTACCTGCAAGTAGTCCACATCTGAGGAAGGTTTGAATTCAGACACCATATATGACCCTGAGCCTTCTACCATGGTCTGAGCTTGAGTAGGAACTTTTGTGGCAAAATCTTCATCAGATCCAAACATCCGCACTTCACTGTCCCCCTCATTTTTTGAACTACTCGCATCCTCATCTCTTCTCATACATCCGCAAAGCCACTATACCagtacataaacaaacacagccCCTGGCAGTAAATCATTAGTGAAAACCAACAACACCATGATATGATTCTTCATGCTATTTAAGGTTCGCTAGTAAACACCACAATTAGCCTAAATACTTGAAGAACAACGCTAACAATAAAGGAAACACATGGGAACATttaaagtgaaaaacaaaaacgtgaTGAGGCTGCGCATAGTTCATAGCAAGATGGTAATTATGCACCCCGGAAATGTATTCCCTGGTACTTAAAAATACGACAGATTAGCATGCTGTTTTATTGTCATCACCGTAAGTATTATACTTCATGCAGCTCCAGTTTAGCACATTCTGGGTTCTTAGAATTTAAAACTTCAATTTTCAAATAAATACAAGGATTTGTCGCCATCCACAAGTTTTTGCCCTATATATAATGAATTCTGAAATGGGTATTGTATTTATTAGGCTTGAATAAAGCAAGAGGATACTACTCTAATTTCTTAACTGACACATTAAAACAAACATATTCCAGTCGGTAGAAAAATCAACTCTATAATATGACCACTACCATATGTGATAGATACCAACACTTATCCAAATTGAAATTGAATCACAATTTATCCTACAATTTCACAATTACTCTGGCTATAGTATCCAAATTGTACATCCAATTCACCCCAATTGAACTAGAACTTTCAATTAAATCACAAATAATACATGCGAAATTTCTGACTTACCAAGTTTGAAGAATTAAGATTCCCTGATTTAAACTTTGAAGTAGAAGAAGATCTCTGCTTTGATGAACCCCATTTTCTCAAAACAGGTTTTTCAGAAAACCCATAACAATTAGATGAGAActcaaaagaagaagagaaaaggggTATTGTTGGATTAAGTGGAGTTAAAAGTCTCAGTGGACTTAACATCTCTCTTTTCTGTTTTGCCTTTTCTCTCAACTCTTTAAGCTTTCTTTTGTTTAGTGATTTATTGGGAGGAAAAAGTGAAGAGAATCTGAATCTGCTGGGGCagaaaggaggaggaggaggaagaagaagatattggaagggaaaataatacGTGTGAATGAGAAACACCGAATGACAGGCCACAGACAGGAGGAGGAGAAGACCTACTTTTTGTTTGGGGTTTTTTCACCTGCTTTTTTAGATTTTTGGCTCTTTTTGGGCTGATCTTTTTGGGTTTCGGTTTTGAGTAGGGGTGTGTAACGGAcgtaggggtgagcataaaaaccggaaccgcggatttaacccgtatccgtccgcaaaattgcggatttcacccaaaccgcaagacgtatgggccggacacgggtgggattctcaaatccgcatgcggtgcggatgcggttgcggttgtcatttgaaaaccgcggattaccGCAACCGTAGAAAGAAACAAAGTTTTCTTAAAGTATGAACCTAGGCCCAAAAAGAAAGAAGTGAAGTTCTTTGATCACTTAGTTAACTAAATGAATTTAGGCCCAAAGAGATAGAAGTAAAGTCCTTAAAacactaactgaatttaggcccaacaaaTAGAATCAAAACTAAGTTAACTAACTGAATACTGAATGGTAGATGGTGTTTGGCAAGTTGATGTTGTCAGTGATCCGTTCACAAAATCACAGTTCACACACTGTGCAGGCCTAAGAGAGCGTATGGACGCTGTTAGGCATAACAGAACCATTCCCTGCACATATAATATAAACAAGAGAAACAAGTTACAGAACTAGTATGAATTATGAAGTT includes these proteins:
- the LOC113329596 gene encoding uncharacterized protein LOC113329596 isoform X1, which encodes MLSPLRLLTPLNPTIPLFSSSFEFSSNCYGFSEKPVLRKWGSSKQRSSSTSKFKSGNLNSSNLWLCGCMRRDEDASSSKNEGDSEVRMFGSDEDFATKVPTQAQTMVEGSGSYMVSEFKPSSDVDYLQELLAIQQQGPRAIGFFGTRNMGFMHQQLIEILSYAMVITKNHIYTSGASGTNAAVIRGALRAERPEQLTVILPQSLKMQSPESQELLSKVKNVIEKPHNDHLPLIEASRLCNWDILSNVQQVICFAFHDSRLLMETCQEAKNLRKIVTLFYLD
- the LOC113329596 gene encoding uncharacterized protein LOC113329596 isoform X2, with product MRRDEDASSSKNEGDSEVRMFGSDEDFATKVPTQAQTMVEGSGSYMVSEFKPSSDVDYLQELLAIQQQGPRAIGFFGTRNMGFMHQQLIEILSYAMVITKNHIYTSGASGTNAAVIRGALRAERPEQLTVILPQSLKMQSPESQELLSKVKNVIEKPHNDHLPLIEASRLCNWDILSNVQQVICFAFHDSRLLMETCQEAKNLRKIVTLFYLD